One window of Acipenser ruthenus chromosome 17, fAciRut3.2 maternal haplotype, whole genome shotgun sequence genomic DNA carries:
- the LOC117423596 gene encoding P2Y purinoceptor 12-like, with translation MDLTESPDSLSNYTNLTEVDSRCIRDNAVHWVVFPVLYTILFIVGISLNSLAAWVFFQIPSKSNFIIYLKNIVVADLLMTLTFPFKILRDSKLGPEYLKIIVCQVTSVVFYFTMYISIILFGLISIDRYQKIVSPFKNVKTLSLQRVKVLSAAIWAFMFFLSLPNMILIKQEHVSEHFKCASLKTEFGLKWHEVVSYTCQIIFWANLAVVTFCYVLITKELYNSYARTKSTNKKGRKTVKMNVFLVLAVFIICFVPYHFSRIPYTMSQTRDMFQCSLKIALFQVKESTLWLSSLNSCLDPLIYFFLCKSFRKSLFKTLNLTFFKCFSTRKKVPKRPTEDTLLEATSI, from the coding sequence ATGGATCTCACAGAAAGCCCAGACAGTTTATCCAACTACACAAACCTTACTGAAGTGGACAGCAGGTGTATAAGAGACAATGCTGTTCACTGGGTGGTATTCCCAGTGCTCTACACAATTCTCTTCATTGTGGGGATTTCACTAAACAGCCTGGCTGCCTGGGTGTTCTTTCAAATCCCCAGCAAGTCCAACTTCATCATCTATCTGAAGAACATTGTGGTCGCCGACCTTCTCATGACCCTGACCTTTCCCTTTAAGATCCTCCGTGATTCCAAGCTGGGACCTGAATACCTTAAAATAATTGTCTGCCAGGTGACCTCTGTGGTCTTTTACTTCACCATGTACATCAGCATCATACTCTTCGGGTTAATAAGCATCGACCGCTATCAGAAAATAGTGAGtccatttaaaaatgtcaaaacattGAGCTTACAACGTGTGAAAGTCCTGTCAGCAGCCATCTGGGCCTTTATGTTTTTCCTTTCCCTACCAAATATGATTCTGATAAAACAGGAGCACGTTTCTGAACATTTCAAATGTGCTTCCTTGAAAACAGAGTTTGGCTTAAAGTGGCATGAAGTCGTGAGCTATACTTGTCAGATTATTTTCTGGGCTAATTTAGCTGTAGTTACTTTTTGCTACGTTTTaatcactaaagaactgtataaCTCATATGCCAGAACCAAAAGCACTAACAAAAAGGGTaggaaaactgtcaaaatgaatgtatttctaGTTTTAGCAGTCTTTATTATTTGCTTTGTGCCATACCATTTTTCACGCATCCCCTACACCATGAGCCAGACCAGAGACATGTTTCAGTGCTCACTCAAGATCGCCCTGTTTCAAGTGAAGGAAAGCACACTGTGGCTGTCCTCTCTCAACTCATGCCTTGATCCCCTGATCTACTTTTTTCTCTGCAAGTCATTCAGAAAGTCcctttttaaaacactgaatctaACTTTCTTCAAATGCTTTTCAACCAGAAAGAAAGTACCGAAGCGCCCCACTGAAGATACTCTTCTTGAAGCTACTTCTATCTAG